Below is a genomic region from Castanea sativa cultivar Marrone di Chiusa Pesio chromosome 2, ASM4071231v1.
ATTAAATCAGATACTCTGATCCTTCTCCTCTCAACAAAACTCACCAAAATTCTATGACTATGCCGCACCAATCTACCAGTGGGTCCACAATATACAGCATGAGCATGTAACAGAAAAATGAATGGCAACAATTGTAGAGACGCAAAAGAATTACATccaaaaagagaagaaggatCTTTGTCTTGGTCAGAGGATGCGGATGCGGGCTTTAGAAGTCTTTTGTAAAGAGGGAAATTATTGAGGTGTTCATTCTCAACCAGTATTGGCTGAAACACAGGGACATCTCTCTGGTACAAGATACAATGAGTGCAAAGAGCTTAGATCTTCACTTTCAGCGCCAATTTTCTTCAATACAGATTACCTTCTTTACTGGTTAGGTCTTCAACATTTACACTCACCTCTAAGCCCATGCCTAATAGACCACTAACCATAGCAGGAATATCTGATTTCAAAGATGTAGCTAATGCCTGGGTTATGGGACATAACAGAGACAGAAATGCTTAAGCTTTAGATTTCTAAGACAAACACACAATTTAACAAACATAGAAGTTCAAAATCTTCAATCATTAAAAGGATTACCTTCCTATCCTCTTCTTTTTGGCATTTGATAACCTCCAAAGGCCACTCGTTTACCAGCTTTTGGAGTTCAGTCGTGATGCCTGACTTCTTTGCATCAGATAAAGTCTGCCACACATAAGCACCAATCGctttaacaaaacaaacaaaaaataaattaacaaataaaagaacatgTTTTAACTCTCAACATCTTTTCTGTTCACCCAAGTAACAAAAATCATGTTACTGATGTAGCTACACTGGATAATAATTTGGAACCTGCTTGTCACTAAACCATATCCAGATCTTCCCCCTCCCAAGGCCTGCTTTGGCATGATCAACACTATTAATGGCATGTTACTAATTcaagatattttttttggttaaagtcCCATTAAGATGCAATCTATATTATGCCCAGCCCTTAATTAGTATGTTGAATAAACAAAACCTGCATCTCACAGAAACCTAGGAAAGATTTTTCTTCTCTGCATGCTATCAATATGATCAGCACCGCATAAGCAAAACTAGCCATGATGTGGGCTGTCATACTATATATCAAGATTTTATATTCATCACTCTTGGATATAACATGCAGGAAgctaaaatatattgtttagTGGTTTCAATGGTATGATAGTTGCTCCAGATAGCCAGAGCAGTTTATGCCACAACTTTAGTagctcttttttccttcttttcctcctcctcctccttcttcttcttcttctttaatttctctctctcactctctcgtTTGTGCGTGTGGGTGTGTTGGGGGAGAATTCtctgaaaatattaaaaagcaCACAAAATACTAGGTACCTGATTTAGGACTTGAATGATGCCAGCAGCATCCTCAGGCTTATGTTCTAATAGGAAACCCTGCAAGGACATAAACCCAAGCTTAGCCATACACTGTATGTCTGAAAATCTACCATAGCTCAAgccaacccaacccaaaccTTAACTAGAGCTGCTCAAAACAAGCTCAAATTTCTTagccaaaaacaaataaaatctgAAAGAAAACATGAACAAAAGTCAAAATTATTTTCGACATTGACAGCAATGTCTCTCAGAGTTTATTGAGAACTTTCTATGAGAAGTTGCATACTATAAAGAGCGCAGAATAAACTTCGACGCATTTTTTATATCCAAATCAATTTTCACACTCAACCAGGGCATAAAACTTGATGATAATAAGATTTATTACCTTAGCGCATGAAAAACCAGTCACAAGAGAGTGCTGCTTCATTGACTCGGATCTCAACTTCTCTATTTTCCATAGTGTCTCAGTATCTCCTACAGATGAATAACTTGAAACACTTTATTAAAGTAATTCTACAAATAGCCCAGTAATCTTCTGGACTAAAGGAAATAATGACATGACTCCTAGAGATGCTACTATTTACAAAATAACACTATGTTGATCaacttttttttgcttttatttaaaaagaggggttttttttttggggggggggggggggggtggtgccTCATGGTAAGTGACGTTTAGCCAGTAAATAACTTCTCAACTAACTTATCAATATTCCCTCCATCACAAAAAATGTGTCTTGGTTGATAATTGTGTATGTTTTTATGTCTAGCTTGTTTTAACAAGTAGGCAAGAGAAATATGggaaaattaaaaggaaaactCTGGCTTTTTGAAAGCAGATGCTCATTTTGGGTAATCCCAAAAAGGAAAGCAAGACCTATTTTGGGACAAAGGGAGTATTATTTCAAAAGGAATTCAGTGTCAAAGCACCAAACAGGCAGCAAGCCAAGTACACTAAGGGCccatttggtaatgttgttctagtagcgctgtttaaattttttggaaatacgtaTGGGTAAAAAAGTGTTATAGAAATAcatgttgtgttgtttaaataatgaaaactgTTATTTTAAACACACTTACCGAACACCCCCTAAGTATGCAAGTATATGATTTCGAACAAAGTCTAatccactattggattacatctttttcttataacctctatacccacaaaatttctagaaaattaaagatcaatagctatgtcatcaataaattatttaaatggcaagtttttgtagtttaaaattatgcataaaatataagcttatagatcaaatagtaaataatatctaatagacacaaaatttgacatatatattaagagagtaaagaacatgcaattcaacagttaaatttttaaaatatgtagtaatttttattttggcaaaaatgcgaaactgaccctctaactttcactttttttcatttcagtcctctaactttcatttttgtcaattcagtcctctaactttcaattttttgtcaattcaagGCTCCGTTACTGTTCTGTTACTACTACCGTCAAACCCACTAAAATGACGCcattttggttgtgttttttttttttaattcggaattaaaataagaaaaatcaggaaaaaaaaacacacacacacacacattaaggGAACGACGTCCAGGTGGGATTTCGAAGAGAGGAAGAGTTGGATATAGAGCATGTATTGCCCAAAATTCCAGGTGGGATTTCGAAGGACGCAAGGGATTTCTTGAAGGATTTCTTGTGAGGAAACCCATGTTCAGCTTCACCTGTTTTGCTCGCTTTCCGAATACAAAAAGCATTGCATCAATCACATTGCTTTTCCCACTCCCATTTGGTCCAACCACTGCTGAAAAGCTCTAATTgtcccaaacaaacaaaacaagccaaaattatttcaaaattcaatgaaattttgaattttttttttcaaaaactttccACTCAATTTTTCTCGGCATCCAAACGGGGGGGAAGAACCCTAACCTTGTGGAAAGGACCGATGCGTTGTTCGTTGGCATAGGACTTGAAGTTTCACATCACCATCTCTTTGATGAACAGTCTCAGACCTGCTCTAGATCTCCACTCAGTCAAGCCCGATCCGTCCGCCATCACCTCATCCTTTGATTCCACCAGGTATCAGCGCCAGCGGCACGCACTGGCCGTACACGTAAGGCTGGTAGCTCGGTACGTCTGGATTGTCCACCACCTTTGGATCCGACACCACCGCGCACACCATCGGCGCTGCCGGCAAATACATcgccgtctctctctctctctctctctctctctctcaaatcggCTCACTCTCTCAAACTTTCACGAGTTAGGGATTTTGGGTAGTCGttccccttaattttttttttttctgatttttcttattttaattccgaatttataatataaaaaaaataaataataaaaacaaccaaaacGGCGTCATTTTAGTGGGTCTGACGGCAACAGTAACGGAGccttgaattgacaaaaatgaaagttagaagactgaaatgaaaaacaataaaagctagagggttagttttgcatttttgtcttttattttttattaagtaaagttgtagcttaaggctacaaccaattttacagctaaactttgtcctatgATTTCATGCAAACAGAAAATAGCATATTCCATGGAACTTTACTAAATTTATGCGTGACTTCAATTCCTACATAATCCCCTCccaaaaaccaccaccaccaccaccatccaAAATCTGACAGTAAGTACAGACATTAAACATAAGCACATATGTTGTACATGAAATAGAACATAGCCaaaagccttgtagctcaactggtacTACCTGGTGTTTCCAATAGAAACACACTCACAACCAGGGTTTAAACTCCCCCCTCTCTCATTATAactattgaaatatcaaaaaggaaaaaagaaacagGAGAACATAAAACTTTGCACAGACCTATTTTTGCAGCAAATTCCATCCATACATCAAATGCAGTTTGTCGCAATTTTACTCCAGCCTTGACAAACCTTTTTGAGTACTTGGACATCAACTCCCAATTATCCATGTTGTAACAAATGCTGCAATTGATTAACCAAATACAATagcaaaatcattttaaaaacagCACCAAAGTAAATTGACAAGAGAAaattatagattaaaaaaaaaaaagagcaaaagaCACAAAAATATTAGGAATAAATCATTAAGAAATAATTTCCTTCACTACTAAATAACTCCACTGACCACTTGTTTCAGAGCAATTAGACTTGTCTGAACAGAGTCACAATGTAACACCATTAAGGCAAGGCCTTTCAATGGATTAACATCTTAAATTTGATAACACAGACAGTGGCACAAGTTcaatttaaatatcaaatgtAGGGGACCCAAGCTGCATCTAGCCCAACAACACATCTATGCTTGTGTGGAGCTCGTGCAAGACTAAACCAAGAATAGTTAGTTAATTACAAAGGTTGTTAGTTAGTTAAAGAGTGAATCTTTAgctttttcttgaaaattgcaTTGGAATCTCCTAGTATAATACTAGGCAAACATGTACTCAAGGTCATTACAAAAGTTGATACATTTTTCCAAACTCTCTTCTAAGCTCTCTTCCTAATCCCcatttattcttcttcttcttcttcttcttcttcttcttctttataagttaaaattttattaatcaactaGAAGTGTGCCCCCCATGTACACAGGTATACAATATGTATACAAAATTAAGCGAAAAGTTCAACAATCAAGgaggtcttcttcttcttggaggATGACTACAACAAATAAGTCATTCCCCTTATCACTTTCCCTAAACAGTTCCATCCCACAACCCATTCCACATTCCAATCCCCTAAATGCTAAACAGGTTCAGTCCTAAATACTAACAAATCTAATTCACTCAAACAACGATCCAACCTATTTAGCATAATCATAAACGTATATTTATATAAACACATGCATGTAACCACAACAATTGGGAAAACCTAGATAGTTGAACCAAGGAAAACTGGACAAGAAACAAACTTGACTTCTAAATTTGGTGGAGAATATCCTTTTGGGACCTAGTCCAGATCATCTGAAGTTCAAAATTGAAATCACTTAAATTTAGAATTGACAAATTTCCTAGAAAGTGGAGCATTTGGAATTTTCTGGAAAGCAAAGCAAAAGCAGGAAGCagttataagttataaccaaCATACCTGAAAACAATATCGGCTGTACCAGGTTGCAGTGGTAAATCATTCCTCTTCAGAAGTTTCATTATTTCTACCATGAGTTTAGTATTGTTGTGATTTTTAGCATATAACTGCATCAAATTACAAGAATCATTTATTGCATGTAAAATGCTAATACAAGGGAATTCCAAATAAGATTATAAAAGAGTCAAAGGTCATTAATACCAGTAAATGGTGGGCAGATCCAATACTAGGAGTCAAGCCATACACATTATGCTTCCACAAGGCCTTCTTCCCTGCATGCAATTAAGCTAAACAATCTTCATACACTACAGAGTAGCAATTGAAGAAGCCTTGCAGGTGCAAAGTTCCAAACACCACAATACAAGTGTAACAATTGGGATGCATGGATACCTAAAAGTCTAGGTGTAAATAACCAACTAGAAAAGCAAACTAGCTTAAATAAGAAAAGCAATCAGCAGAATGGATGTTGACATATAGAAAGAAGTAGAACTCAAGCATAGAATACAAAGTCAAAAACATACCATAGTCAAGGGCCCCTACACGAGCACATGTCTTAGCAATTTCTCGGCACAGATTGCAATTAAAATTCTCATGAATACGAAGATTTGAAAGTCTCTGCAGCCAAAAGCGTAGAACTGTCAGCTACCAACCATTTTAAATCTATAGATCAAACTGGCAATAAACTGTAGCTCAAATGGAACTTCCCTCACGGCCCCACCCATAAAAATAGGATGGAGGATGAGATCGTCGGTTCAAGACCCTTTGAGAGTATGTCTAACTAGCCCAAAAATAAAACTCTACAGGACAAATTGAAGATCACAAAAGGTGTTATAATTAAGAAACAACGAAAACTTACAAATCTTCGGAGCTTCTCTAAAATGTCAAATAGAAGTTTAATGTCATCATggtttttacaattttcaagCAACGACCATAACCAAGCATTAGGGGGCATCGATCTTTTAACAACCACCGAATCAAGCATTTTGTCATAAAGCTCCTTCACAGCCTCTGcattcaacaaattttaagcaAAAGATCATCAAACTAGCTTCAAGAACAACctcaaaaaacaaatccaacacATAAGCCAATAACCTGTGGGGTTTCTTTCAGCGGTACTCGCCTCTGAAGCAAAAGACGCCCTTGACATCATCAAATACATCGGCTGTTGTGCCGTTCGCAAATGATTGCTTTGAATCATCCCTGTGTAACATTCCAATATCTTCATATCACAAAATCATTCATCCAATCCCAATCCAATCATAGGAACTCTCTTTGGTTACagagaaaagaataatttataTCTCAATACATATTTCATCAATTGAAACTTTCAATTTccagaattttattttattcacatTTCCTAggttttctcggcaaccaaacaagatttaagttaaaaatgcatgaaaatcgaaaaataaataagttttcgTTTTAAGATTTTTCATTCCTGTACAGAGAGAACAGTAACTACTACTTAATTAAGCTTTTTCTGTTCCTTCTTcagcaaattcaaattcatttctgtgctttcttttctcaacAACTTTCTCGGtaaccaaacaaaatataacgaaaaataaatgtaaaaaaaggTTCACATTCATCGCCAAAAGtatcattaagaaaaaaaaaaaaactaatgttccgattaagctttttttttctgttccttgttttcaacaatttcaaaatcatttccGTGCTTTCTTTTTACTACAACtttctcagtaaccaaacaaaaaaaaaaaaaagcaaacaaatgtTGATGTACCTGAAAAGCAGGGGGTCAGGGAGGAGAAGCTGTGGTGGTTTGGACATTGAAGAGAAGTGAGAGGAGATTCAAGGAATCGGAAATCGGGAGCGAGGAATCGGTCCGAGTTGAGAAGAATCGGAGATTTGAGAGCCCTAGAGAGTCTGCGAGCTTGCGAAACCACTTGCATGGCTTGGAGGGACCAAGTTAGATTGGTAATGGGTTTAGAGTGAACTCGGTgg
It encodes:
- the LOC142626392 gene encoding uncharacterized protein LOC142626392; this translates as MQVVSQARRLSRALKSPILLNSDRFLAPDFRFLESPLTSLQCPNHHSFSSLTPCFSGMIQSNHLRTAQQPMYLMMSRASFASEASTAERNPTEAVKELYDKMLDSVVVKRSMPPNAWLWSLLENCKNHDDIKLLFDILEKLRRFRLSNLRIHENFNCNLCREIAKTCARVGALDYGKKALWKHNVYGLTPSIGSAHHLLLYAKNHNNTKLMVEIMKLLKRNDLPLQPGTADIVFSICYNMDNWELMSKYSKRFVKAGVKLRQTAFDVWMEFAAKIGDTETLWKIEKLRSESMKQHSLVTGFSCAKGFLLEHKPEDAAGIIQVLNQTLSDAKKSGITTELQKLVNEWPLEVIKCQKEEDRKALATSLKSDIPAMVSGLLGMGLEVSVNVEDLTSKEGNLY